One Epinephelus lanceolatus isolate andai-2023 chromosome 10, ASM4190304v1, whole genome shotgun sequence genomic region harbors:
- the cicb gene encoding protein capicua homolog isoform X2 — MRPLKKHRGRSPPLTRGRGGRRRGGSQPLPEKDPKRVKRETLVKTTQHTPNPPSTRKQTPPTAANSNKEPLTNSNTPTREESTELRKPVESVEKEGKKAEEKTEKEKTVGTNGNSAVASDTVAFPTSAPAPLSTATPPPATNHSPSLGSVSSRKTATFKARVPKKKYTYEHFANNASALTTIPTSSPALIHNSYCNTNRKTSDSVNTPNNNFKSGNNISNIINKSINVSTSSSTNTKSDINNIINSSNSSAGSHDTFINSSNSRSNNCSGNQPSVLTVDSKATEANYFVSTEDKALRTAESLEKDFQAGENESEGAPNSVRSSSTDTASEHSADLDVMEATGPSLHQKNSHYPAPLHNLHHKEASLSEGLAEPLAKGMKNQRVLARQMRRTLESGIGAAGDRRVKETNSCPLSPVFRPGVVRRVGGSTVEVQLQGQETLVKYPFHGGTVMTSSSGSTVELILDAPPPGMAPVAVRTRVCVPFGGEEGGPLLYREGIVTQVDPHPGVSFPYQVLLSEDRETQDNGEVGEEKEKRKANAQAVWVSRQSLRLLTPPWEVPHLDGGKAKEREREREREERERREEMEVEREVCQLSIGMGMLGPGARLGHGFSHEGVAGGHPYGNTHPAPHSSTVTSSVAGSTGHGCGDNFSDRDRQKQPNTPEEDAEVSCFNMALTVGHKPNAGSSQHRNIISKSTCYPPSSPHLSVVRGLGPPHLSTLASPQPPRSPALLGSEMNTTPNLPPSKTTPTQTPTPTSGGGASSTSSRSRTPLSLAQQKYKKGDVVCTPNGIRKKFNGKQWRRLCSREGCMKESQRRGYCSRHLSMRTKEMEAAGGEGGGGGGSSSGTVTPSDLRGRASSEFEWDDTSRESSETSSRGDSRPRLVLPSLLPHDLSSRFDFDECEAATMLVSLGSSRSGTPSFSPISNQSPFSPAPSPSPSPLFGFRPANFSPITASPVLQHRRHRQPSGTGGGGAGGSKVTTPAGGVERERHTSGIQPSFHSNLMFTVPMSPSKRKPDAPPPPPLPSHHHDYTPKTELEQGDLNNSFRVLSPQTPASHSRTHTPTFSRPRGVTTPSSSTPPSSTAVSPPPLLVSPTPPSPLTPDGGPRRVVPVSQQALRDSPVIVRNPEVPLAKFTECPLGRGGGGGGGNEGGTDKTSSKDIGLTPLTPQPISGLQVPVPINAAAATVPNGTVLLRSPAQTLVLVSPTPSSLSTTDTPDTPLQALSVTVSTTVTAPAPSSTDSSADREENRGVGFGGEVQQPVPCHPSPTALLPLILPAESLHPVPRKDIIMGRPGTVWTNVEPRSVPVFPWHSLVPFLAPTQSDASSQPGEGQHPVNHPQAASLKTECQGVAVPPQEPAEPPPIVERGPPSRPPPSSEEPPPEKEKGDAERPDSETESDVDDPFLPGVVPEPPLSTSPVKRRTQSLSALPKDGDKSSPGKREKDHIRRPMNAFMIFSKRHRALVHQRHPNQDNRTVSKILGEWWYALGPKEKQKYHDLAFQVKEAHFKAHPDWKWCNKDRKKSSSEGRGVPGGKDIRERSMSESTEPHSVELKGVGPGLVGVSERSTGEGHVGQLTRPRAFSQSAMHSLERSDRGNTQALAELAQMCGDGGSQFSSHAPPLSQSQRGVSEDMTSDEERMVICEEEGDDDVIEDPYPSSSIDLKCKERVTDSDSENGSGDESDQKRVFAPVICSSALSSSAHHTPHGRSVSLSSYPSSKRHDEGRSGGGGFSDHRRKDRGEGEGKDTYMGEGGGGGVQASSLSLPSGQSVISTSPAGGHPSSSVGSLGGNPLVGIGAVRVASTVVTNVMRPVISTPLPIASKPRDGGTSSSPHPPERKSLTPHQQPQLLIGSGSGGGVPATGGGYYSSSSPNPVGASVGPGGVVTNLVLGGALSAQPAVQLITPSHHPQPSQQQALPSSAVSVPHSQTNGPLPLSLLQPQFLPASSISPHGGKAITQVQYILPTLPANTNPKSPPQQLSQPTSIFNLPTAPPTHMSLANGKQQGTSSLTGYTSSSAVGVVSPGTRVQTQSPVLQGKMLVPMATVRTAPAPAQQFPIVAPPLPVQNGAQTGSKIIQIAPMPVVQSQLPQGGAVHPASPFPVTVGTAAVVAPGSAPSQAVLLPPAPTRITYVQSPPGVPSTLPLVSTTTGSSTTQQALPVPGSAYVPSPLATLGFTAIAPPGQTLVQPLIAGQPPLLATAQSPQPSTSAPASGSGGQIVTAIYPPSPNVTMATGVVSMTAVPPSVVYSVSSPSSASPHILSKHTTTHATITHPHPQPHPDRQADRHLPADRPADRQTDRQAERQTEMLTHSDRHQERQTSSSSSSVAPPSGSAVSIRPCSPPLQIQTPGSTPGTPKLTQLPVRTPQKVKATVANIPVGSYEGGGRGKEREREKDREREREREREKEREREKEREREAAATSRFSFDSEQAGQTGSPSTHPAEEPPSSDRPLEGSSAADSSDMRHRESTTTKEAGWKESLPSSPLPPPSATEPTLPPPQTDKDGPTPKKVKARPPPLKKTFDSVDKVLSEVYFEERFAELPEFRPEEVLPSPTLQSLATSPRAILGSYRRKRKNSTDLDSATDEQVSPKRKSRRRSSCSSEPNTPKSAAKCEGDIFTFDRAATDGEDILTDLEFDKVPYSSLRRTLDQRRALVMQLFQEQGFFPSAQATAAFQTRYSDIFPTKVCLQLKIREVRQKIMQTAAPSDVSGLGIPDSAGSLPGPSGSQSGEGSLRGGGDLQDEDVEQGTEGSPEDPRDSQDSSR; from the exons ATGAGACCATTAAAGAAGCACAGAGGTCGTTCTCCCCCGTTAACGAGAGGCAGAggggggagaaggagagggggcTCGCAGCCACTCCCAGAGAAAGACCCCAAAAGAGTTAAGAGGGAGACACTTGTCAAAACCACGCAGCATACACCCAACCCTCCCTCCACACGCAAACAGACTCCGCCCACAGCCGCCAACTCTAACAAGGAACCACTCACAAACAGCAATACCCCCACGAGGGAGGAGTCTACTGAGCTGAGGAAACCTGTGGAGTCAGTCGAGAAAGAAGGGAAGAAGGCagaggaaaagacagaaaaggagAAGACAGTGGGCACGAATGGAAATAGTGCTGTGGCCAGTGATACTGTAGCATTTCCTACCTCTGCCCCAGCGCCACTTTCCACAGCCACACCCCCTCCGGCCACCAATCACAGCCCCAGTTTAGGCTCTGTCTCTAGTAGGAAAACAGCCACATTTAAGGCTCGTGTACCCaagaaaaaatacacatatGAGCACTTTGCTAACAATGCAAGTGCCCTGACTACCATTCCTACCTCCAGCCCTGCACTCATACACAACAGTTACTGCAATACTAACAGAAAAACCAGTGATAGTGTGAACACTCCCAATAATAATTTCAAGAGTGGTAACAATATTAGTAATATCATTAATAAAAGCATTAATGTCAGCACCAGTAGTAGTACtaacactaaaagtgatatTAACAACATTAttaacagtagtaacagtagtgctGGGAGCCATGATACTTTTATCAATAGCAGTAATAGTAGAAGTAATAATTGCTCAGGTAATCAGCCATCAGTGCTAACTGTGGATAGTAAAGCTACAGAAGCAAACTATTTTGTTTCCACGGAGGATAAAGCCCTCAGGACAGCAGAATCCCTGGAGAAAGATTTCCAAGCTGGGGAAAATGAGTCAGAGGGGGCTCCTAACTCAGTGCGCTCCTCGTCCACTGATACAGCTAGTGAGCACTCAGCTGACCTGGACGTGATGGAGGCAACAGGACCAAGCCTTCATCAAAAGAACTCTCACTACCCAGCTCCACTCCATAACTTGCACCATAAAGAGGCCAGTCTTTCAGAGGGGCTAGCTGAACCTCTGGCCAAAGGCATGAAAAACCAGAGAGTTCTTGCTCGCCAGATGAGGAGGACCCTGGAGAGTGGTATTGGGGCTGCAGGGGACAGAAGGGTTAAGGAGACTAACTCATGCCCTTTATCACCTGTGTTCAGACCAGGGGTGGTGCGTAGGGTGGGTGGAAGTACTGTTGAAGTCCAGCTCCAAGGACAGGAGACCCTTGTTAAATACCCTTTTCATGGTGGGACTGTGATGACATCGTCATCAGGGAGCACGGTGGAGTTAATTTTAGATGCCCCCCCACCTGGCATGGCACCCGTGGCTGTCAGGACGCGAGTGTGCGTGCCCTTTGGCGGAGAGGAGGGGGGTCCTCTGCTGTACAGAGAAGGGATTGTCACTCAGGTGGACCCCCACCCCGGTGTGTCATTTCCTTACCAGGTGCTCCTGAGCGAAGACAGAGAGACTCAGGACAATGGAGAGGTgggggaagagaaagagaaaaggaaggCTAATGCTCAGGCTGTGTGGGTGTCCCGACAAAGCCTGAGGCTCCTCACACCTCCCTGGGAGGTTCCACATTTGGATGGTGGGAAGGCTAAGGAGAGGGAGCGGGAGAGGGAAAGGGAAGAGAGGGAGCGAAGGGAGGAGATGGAGGTAGAAAGGGAGGTGTGCCAGTTGAGTATTGGGATGGGGATGCTGGGACCAGGAGCAAGGTTGGGCCATGGTTTTTCACATGAAGGGGTTGCAGGAGGGCATCCCTATGGAAACACACATCCGGCACCCCATTCTTCCACTGTGACCTCTAGTGTAGCTGGCAGCACAGGTCATGGCTGCGGAGATAACttctctgacagagacagacagaaacagccAAACACTCCAGAGGAGGACGCTGAGGTATCTTGTTTTAACATGGCTCTCACTGTTGGTCACAAGCCAAATGCTGGGTCCTCTCAGCACAGAAACATCATCTCCAAGTCCACTTGCtatcccccctcctcccctcaccTCTCTGTGGTGCGAGGCTTGGGACCCCCGCACCTCTCCACTTTAGCTAGTCCTCAGCCACCCCGTTCCCCTGCCTTGCTGGGGTCTGAAATGAACACCACTCCAAACCTACCTCCATCAAAGACCACTCCCACTCAGACCCCTACTCCCACTTCTGGTGGGGGAGCCTCCTCTACCTCCTCTCGCTCCAGGACTCCCCTCTCATTGGCTCAGCAGAAATACAAGAAGGGTGATGTGGTGTGCACCCCTAATGGTATCCGTAAGAAGTTCAATGGTAAGCAGTGGAGGAGGCTGTGCTCCAGGGAGGGCTGTATGAAAGAGTCACAGCGTCGAGGATACTGCTCAAGACACTTGTCCATGAGGACCAAAGAGATGGAGGCGGCAGGGGGAGagggggggggaggaggaggcagcagcTCAGGGACAGTCACCCCCTCTGACCTGCGGGGGAGAGCAAGCAGTGAGTTTGAGTGGGACGACACATCAAGAGAGAGCAGTGAGACCAGTAGCAGAGGAGACTCCAGACCCCGCTTggtcctcccctccctcctcccccatgATCTGTCGTCACGCTTCGACTTCGATGAGTGTGAGGCCGCCACCATGCTTGTGTCATTAGGGAGCTCCCGCTCTGGTACCCCCTCCTTTTCTCCCATATCCAACCAGTCACCCTTCTCCCCTGCCCCCTCTCCCTCGCCCTCCCCACTGTTCGGCTTCAGGCCAGCCAACTTCTCCCCGATTACGGCCTCCCCAGTCCTGCAACACCGGAGGCACAGGCAACCCAGCGGCACGGGGGGAGGAGGGGCAGGGGGCAGTAAGGTAACAACTCCAGCTGGAGGAgttgagagggagagacacactTCAGGTATCCAGCCCTCCTTCCACAGCAACCTGATGTTTACAGTCCCCATGAGCCCCAGCAAACGAAAGCCCGACGCGCCTCCTCCACCACCCCTTCCCTCACACCACCACGATTACACACCCAAGACAGAGCTGGAGCAGGGGGACCTTAACAACTCTTTCAGGGTGCTGTCCCCTCAAACACCAGCTTCACAttcccgcacacacacacccaccttCTCCCGACCCAGAGGAGTGACCACCCCCTCCTCCAGTACACCACCGTCCTCCACTGctgtctcccctcctcctctactGGTGTCTCcaactcctccctctcctctcactccTGATGGAGGGCCTCGTCGTGTGGTCCCTGTATCCCAACAGGCCTTGCGGGACTCCCCTGTCATTGTGAGGAATCCCGAAGTCCCGCTGGCAAAATTTACAGAGTGTCCcctgggaagaggaggaggaggaggaggtggaaacGAGGGAGGGACAGATAAAACCTCATCTAAAGACATCGGCCTAACACCCCTCACCCCTCAGCCCATTTCAGGCCTCCAGGTTCCTGTCCCTATTAAcgctgctgcagccacagttCCCAATGGCACCGTCCTCCTGCGGAGCCCGGCCCAAACTCTGGTGCTCGTGTCCCCGACACCCTCCTCCCTGTCCACCACTGACACCCCTGACACCCCCCTGCAGGCCCTGTCAGTTACCGTCAGCACAACAGTCACAGCTCCCGCTCCAAGTAGCACGGACAGCTCTGCAGACCGAGAGGAGAACAGGGGGGTGGGATTTGGGGGTGAGGTCCAGCAGCCAGTTCCCTGTCACCCTTCTCCCACCGCTCTGCTGCCCTTGATCCTCCCTGCCGAAAGCCTTCACCCTGTCCCCCGGAAGGACATCATCATGGGACGTCCTGGCACAG TGTGGACCAATGTAGAGCCCCGGTCAGTCCCAGTCTTCCCCTGGCATTCATTGGTCCCTTTCCTGGCACCCACCCAATCAGATGCTTCTTCTCAGCCAGGAGAGGGCCAGCACCCAGTCAACCACCCCCAAGCAGCCAGTCTAAAGACAG AGTGTCAGGGGGTGGCAGTGCCACCACAGGAGCCTGCAGAGCCTCCTCCCATTGTAGAGAGAGGTCCTCCATCCCGGCCTCCTCCCTCTTCTGAGGAGCCGCCTCcagagaaggagaaaggagATGCAGAGAGGCctgacagtgagacagagagtgacGTGGATGACCC CTTCCTGCCAGGAGTTGTACCAGAGCCACCACTCTCTACATCACCAGTGAAGAGGCGCACTCAGTCCCTTAGTGCGCTGCCCAAAGATGGAGATAAGAGCAGCCCTGGAAAG AGGGAGAAGGACCACATCCGGAGACCAATGAATGCATTTATGATTTTCAGTAAGCGTCATCGAGCATTGGTGCACCAGCGGCACCCAAATCAGGACAACAGGACAGTCAGCAAGATTCTTGGGGAGTGGTGGTATGCCCTTGGGCCGAAGGAGAAACAAAAGTACCATGATTTGGCCTTCCAG GTAAAAGAGGCCCACTTTAAGGCCCACCCAGACTGGAAGTGGTGcaacaaagacaggaagaagTCCAGCTCTGAGGGCCGTGGGGTCCCAGGGGGCAAAGACATCAGAGAGAGGAGCATGTCTGAGTCCACAG AGCCCCATTCTGTGGAGCTGAAGGGGGTTGGTCCAGGTCTTGTGGGCGTGTCTGAAAGGAGTACAGGAGAAGGTCATGTGGGCCAGCTTACCCGTCCCCGAGCCTTTTCTCAAAGTGCCATGCACAGCCTGGAGCGGAGTGACAGGGGTAACACACAAGCCCTGGCAGAACTGGCACAG atgTGTGGGGATGGTGGCAGTCAGTTTTCCAGTCATGCCCCACCCCTGTCACAGTCCCAGCGGGGGGTCAGTGAGGACATGACCAGTGATGAGGAGCGCATGGTCATCTGCGAGGAGGAAGGAGACGATGATGTCATCG AGGACCCTTATCCCAGCAGTTCCATAGATCTTAAGTGTAAGGAGCGAGTGACGGACAGCGATAGTGAGAACGGTTCTGGTGACGAAAGTGATCAAAAG AGAGTTTTTGCCCCAGTCATTTGCTCCTCTGCATTATCATCCTCTGCACACCATACCCCTCATGGCAGAAGTGTCTCACTGTCCTCCTACCCCAGCAGCAAGCGCCATGATGAGGGGAGATCAGGAGGGGGAGGGTTTTCAGATCACAGGAggaaggacagaggagagggagaggggaaggACACATATatgggagagggaggaggtggaggagtgcAGGcctcatctctctccctcccttctgGCCAGTCTGTCATCTCTACCTCTCCAGCCGGAGGGCATCCTTCCTCATCAGTAGGTTCACTTGGGGGGAACCCACTGGTGGGCATTGGTGCCGTAAGGGTGGCATCTACAGTGGTGACCAATGTCATGCGTCCTGTTATCAGCACACCGCTCCCCATCGCCAGTAAACCCAGAGATGGAGGCACATCATCCAGTCCGCATCCGCCAGAGAGGAAGTCCCTGACTCCCCATCAGCAGCCACAACTTCTGATTGGTTCAGGATCAGGAGGCGGGGTCCCAGCAACAGGGGGTGGGTACTACTCTTCATCATCACCCAATCCTGTAGGTGCAAGCGTGGGCCCTGGTGGTGTAGTGACTAATTTGGTGTTAGGAGGGGCTCTGTCTGCTCAACCTGCTGTACAGCTCATCACCCCCTCCCACCACCCTCAGCCCTCCCAGCAGCAGGCCCTGccctcctctgctgtttcaGTACCGCATAGCCAAACCAACGGGCCCCTGCCTCTGTCCCTGCTTCAGCCCCAGTTCCTCCCCGCTTCTTCCATATCACCACATGGGGGTAAGGCCATCACACAAGTTCAGTACATCCTGCCCACCCTACCTGCCAACACAAACCCCAAGAGCCCACCTCAGCAGCTCAGCCAGCCAACCAGTATCTTCAACCTGCCCACAgctccacccacacacatgtCCCTGGCCAATGGAAAGCAACAGGGGACAAGTTCACTGACAGGATATACGTCCAGCTCAGCAGTGGGAGTGGTCAGCCCGGGAACTAGAG TGCAAACACAGTCTCCAGTGCTCCAGGGCAAAATGCTTGttcccatggcaacagtacGGACAGCGCCAGCCCCTGCCCAGCAGTTTCCCATCGTGGCTCCGCCTCTTCCGGTCCAGAACGGTGCTCAGACGGGAAGCAAG ATCATCCAGATAGCTCCCATGCCTGTGGTCCAGTCCCAGCTGCCTCAGGGTGGAGCTGTCCACCCTGCCAGCCCCTTCCCTGTTACAGTGGGCACAGCTGCTGTGGTGGCTCCAGGATCAGCCCCCTCTCAGGCTGTACTGCTGCCACCAGCACCAACCAG GATCACCTATGTCCAGTCCCCTCCAGGGGTCCCATCCACTCTGCCTCTGGTCTCCACGACAACAGGCTCCTCAACCACACAGCAAGCCCTGCCAGTGCCTGGTTCTGCATATGTCCCGTCACCCCTGGCAACACTTGGGTTCACAGCCATCGCACCGCCTGGACAAACGCTGGTTCAGCCGCTGATTGCAG GTCAGCCGCCGCTCCTCGCCACAGCTCAGTCTCCACAGCCCTCCACCTCAGCCCCTGCCTCAGGCTCCGGGGGCCAGATAGTCACCGCCATCTACCCTCCTTCACCTAacgtcaccatggcaacaggggTGGTCTCCATGACAGCGGTACCCCCCAGCGTGGTCTACTCTGTCTCGAGCCCTTCCAGTGCTTCCCCCCACATCCTGtccaaacacacaacaaccCATGCCACAATCACGCACCCACATCCGCAGCCCCATccggacagacaggcagacaggcaccTGCCCGCGGACAGACCCGCAGATCGACAAACTGACAGACAGGCTGAGAGGCAGACAGAAATGCTGACGCATTCAGACAGACATCAGGAGAGGCAGACCTCCAGCAGTAGCAGCTCAGTGGCACCTCCCAGTGGCTCAGCTGTGTCCATAAGGCCCTGCAGTCCTCCACTTCAGATTCAAACACCTG GCAGTACACCAGGTACACCCAAACTTACCCAGCTTCCCGTCAGGACCCCTCAGAAGGTGAAGGCAACAGTAGCGAACATCCCTGTGGGCAGCTATGAAGGAGGAGgtagaggaaaagagagagaaagggagaaagacagggagCGGGAGCGGGAGAGAGAGCGGGAGAAGGAGCGAGAAAgggaaaaggagagggagagggaagcTGCAGCCACCAGTCGCTTCTCTTTTGATTCTGAGCAAGCAGGGCAGACAGGGTCTCCATCAACACATCCTGCTGAGGAGCCGCCGTCCTCTGACAGACCCCTGGAGGGCTCCAGTGCAGCGGACTCCTCTGACATGCGACACAGAGAAAGCACAACCACCAAAGAG GCTGGATGGAAGGagtccctcccctcctctcctctcccccctCCATCAGCCACAGAACCCACCCTGCCGCCCCCACAGACTGACAAAGATGGTCCTACACCCAAAAAAGTCAAGGCCCGCCCACCACCACTCAAGAAGACTTTTGACTCGGTGGACAA GGTGCTGTCGGAGGTGTATTTCGAGGAGCGCTTTGCCGAGCTGCCAGAGTTTCGGCCAGAGGAGGTTTTGCCTTCACCCACCCTGCAGAGTCTGGCTACTTCACCCCGCGCCATTCTGGGCAGCTATCGCCGCAAGAGGAAGAACTCCACAG ATTTGGACTCGGCCACTGACGAGCAAGTCTCTCCTAAGAGAAAGAGTCGGCGGCGCTCAAGTTGCAGCTCTGAACCCAACACGCCTAAAAGTGCCGCCAAGTGTGAGGGAGACATCTTCACCTTCGACAGAGCAG CCACAGACGGAGAAGATATCCTGACAGATCTGGAGTTTGATAAGGTGCCGTACTCCTCTCTGCGACGAACACTGGACCAGAGGCGAGCGCTGGTCATGCAGCTGTTCCAGGAGCAGGGCTTCTTTCCATCAG CTCAGGCCACTGCAGCCTTCCAGACAAGATACTCTGACATATTTCCCACCAAGGTGTGTCTGCAGTTGAAGATCAGGGAGGTCCGGCAGAAGATAATGCAGACGGCTGCCCCCTCTGATGTCTCTGGTTTAGGCATCCCTGACTCAGCTGGCTCCCTCCCTGGACCTTCTGGCTCCCAGTCAGGAGAAGGATCTCTCAGAGGAGGTGGGGACCTGCAGGATGAAGATGTGGAGCAAGGGACAGAGGGGAGCCCGGAGGATCCTCGTGATTCACAGGACTCTTCTAGATGA